One window of Halopseudomonas maritima genomic DNA carries:
- the pmbA gene encoding metalloprotease PmbA, producing the protein MSANTTSVAESPQALREMLEQRVAFIVEQARRQGATASEVGVSQNTGLSVSVRNREVETVEFNRDQGFAITLYAGQRKGSVSTSDTSDEAIIKAVETALVIARHASEDPCAGLADAELMATDLPDLDLFHPWQLSAEDAIERALLLEAAALDVDPRLVSDSAQISTQQGCRVYGNSHGFIGSALSSRHSSAAVLIASSEQGMQRDYWYAVDRVPERLASEESVGRKAAQRTLARLQPRSVKTAKVPVLFAADQAAGLVGHLFGAISGGAVYRESTFLLDAMGQPVFPEWMRMHETPYLRQGLGSSAFDGDGLQTREQAFIDQGRLSSWLLSTYSGRKLGLPSTANAGGVHNLQVSSNAGDLNALLKEMGTGLLVTELMGQGVNGVTGDYSRGAGGFWVENGEIQYPVSEVTIAGNLRDMYSNLRCVGSDVERRGNYLTGSWLVDGMTVGGS; encoded by the coding sequence ATGAGCGCGAATACAACCAGCGTAGCCGAAAGTCCGCAGGCGCTGCGCGAGATGCTGGAACAGCGGGTGGCCTTTATCGTCGAGCAGGCTCGGCGCCAGGGGGCGACGGCCAGCGAAGTCGGCGTCAGCCAAAATACGGGCCTGTCGGTGAGTGTGCGCAACCGCGAGGTCGAGACGGTCGAGTTCAACCGTGATCAAGGGTTTGCGATCACCCTCTACGCTGGTCAGCGCAAGGGTAGTGTCAGCACCTCCGATACCTCTGACGAGGCCATCATCAAGGCGGTAGAGACGGCGCTGGTGATTGCCCGCCACGCCAGTGAGGACCCGTGCGCCGGGTTGGCAGACGCCGAGCTGATGGCGACCGATTTGCCCGATCTTGATCTGTTCCACCCTTGGCAGTTGAGCGCTGAAGACGCTATTGAGCGAGCACTGTTGTTGGAGGCTGCGGCGCTGGATGTTGACCCGCGGCTGGTCAGTGACAGCGCCCAGATCAGTACTCAGCAGGGCTGCCGCGTGTACGGCAACAGCCATGGTTTTATTGGCAGCGCCTTGAGCAGCCGGCATAGCAGCGCTGCGGTACTGATTGCTTCCTCCGAGCAGGGAATGCAGCGTGATTACTGGTACGCCGTGGACCGCGTGCCCGAGCGCTTGGCCAGTGAAGAGTCGGTTGGCCGCAAGGCGGCGCAGCGCACGCTGGCGCGCTTGCAGCCGCGCTCGGTGAAAACGGCCAAGGTGCCGGTGCTGTTCGCCGCTGATCAGGCGGCGGGCCTGGTTGGCCATCTGTTTGGTGCCATCTCTGGTGGCGCCGTTTACCGCGAGTCCACCTTCCTGCTGGATGCGATGGGGCAGCCGGTTTTCCCCGAGTGGATGCGCATGCACGAGACGCCCTATCTGCGTCAGGGCTTGGGTAGCTCAGCCTTTGACGGCGATGGACTGCAGACCCGCGAGCAGGCGTTTATCGACCAAGGCCGGTTGAGCAGTTGGCTGCTCAGCACCTACTCAGGCCGCAAGCTGGGCTTGCCCAGCACCGCTAACGCCGGTGGTGTGCATAACCTGCAGGTCAGCAGCAATGCGGGCGATCTGAATGCGCTGCTCAAGGAAATGGGCACCGGCCTGCTGGTAACCGAGCTGATGGGGCAGGGCGTCAATGGCGTGACCGGGGACTACTCGCGGGGCGCCGGTGGCTTTTGGGTTGAGAACGGTGAAATCCAGTACCCGGTCAGCGAAGTCACTATCGCCGGCAACCTGCGCGACATGTACAGCAACCTGCGCTGTGTCGGTTCCGACGTTGAGCGTCGTGGTAACTATCTGACGGGGAGTTGGTTGGTGGATGGGATGACAGTAGGGGGCAGCTAG
- a CDS encoding HPr family phosphocarrier protein, which translates to MSNTRVLIINKLGLHARAAAKFVGVANQYGCKVGIGLDEENQVDGKSIMQVMMLAASKGTEVCISCEGDQADDAMAALLELINDYFGEGE; encoded by the coding sequence ATGTCCAACACCCGCGTTCTCATCATCAACAAGCTGGGCCTGCACGCCCGCGCCGCCGCCAAGTTTGTCGGCGTCGCCAATCAATACGGCTGCAAGGTGGGCATCGGCCTGGATGAAGAGAACCAGGTCGACGGCAAAAGCATCATGCAAGTCATGATGCTCGCCGCCAGCAAAGGTACCGAAGTGTGCATCAGTTGCGAAGGCGACCAGGCCGACGACGCCATGGCCGCCCTGCTGGAGCTGATCAACGACTACTTTGGGGAAGGGGAGTAA
- the rapZ gene encoding RNase adapter RapZ — MRLIVVSGRSGSGKSTALHLLEDNGFYCIDNLPAGLLPELARQASMNDFTLPEVAISIDARNLPNDLARFPALLKEVREAGVQCDILFLAARDEVLIKRFSETRRKHPLTDDQLSLGEALAQELKILEPIIDLATLKVDTSHLNLYQLRDQLKQRLLGSHGSQPSVLIQSFGFKRGVPTDADLMFDVRCLPNPYWIPDLRAYSGRDQPVCDYLAAQPEVEEMFQDIVYYLRKWLPRYAASERSYMTIAIGCTGGHHRSVYIAERLVEALGRTTPNLLIRHRDLP, encoded by the coding sequence ATGCGCTTGATTGTCGTCAGCGGCCGCTCCGGCTCGGGCAAAAGTACCGCCCTGCACCTGCTGGAAGATAACGGCTTTTACTGCATCGACAATCTCCCTGCCGGCTTGCTGCCCGAGCTAGCTCGCCAAGCCAGCATGAACGACTTCACCCTGCCTGAAGTCGCTATCAGCATTGATGCCCGCAACCTGCCCAACGACCTCGCCCGTTTTCCGGCCTTGCTAAAGGAAGTACGCGAAGCCGGCGTGCAGTGCGACATCCTGTTTCTGGCGGCGCGCGACGAGGTATTGATCAAACGCTTCTCCGAGACGCGTCGCAAGCACCCGCTGACCGATGACCAGCTGTCACTCGGCGAGGCCCTGGCCCAGGAACTGAAGATTCTTGAGCCGATCATCGACCTCGCAACCCTCAAGGTCGACACCAGCCACCTGAACCTCTATCAGCTACGCGATCAGCTCAAGCAGCGACTGCTTGGCAGCCACGGCAGCCAGCCCTCGGTACTGATTCAGTCCTTCGGCTTTAAACGGGGCGTACCCACCGATGCCGACCTGATGTTCGACGTGCGCTGCCTGCCCAACCCCTACTGGATACCCGATCTGCGCGCTTATTCCGGCCGCGATCAGCCAGTCTGCGACTACCTGGCAGCGCAGCCTGAGGTTGAAGAGATGTTTCAGGACATCGTGTACTACCTGCGAAAATGGCTGCCGCGCTATGCCGCCAGCGAGCGCAGCTACATGACCATTGCCATCGGCTGCACCGGCGGCCACCACCGCTCCGTCTACATTGCCGAGCGCTTGGTCGAAGCACTCGGTCGCACCACACCCAACCTGCTCATCCGCCATCGCGACCTGCCCTGA
- the ptsN gene encoding PTS IIA-like nitrogen regulatory protein PtsN: MQIDHILTPERTFSGVQGGSKKRVLELIGKLVAQHTNLDPDAIYENLIAREKLGSTGFGNGIAIPHCRIEDCHQAIGALLQLDGKIDFDALDGQPVDLIFVLLVPQEATEQHLQILKMLAGKLDKAELRDALRAAPDAEALFNVMVNDSDGG; encoded by the coding sequence ATGCAAATTGACCACATCCTGACCCCTGAACGCACCTTCTCCGGCGTTCAGGGCGGGTCCAAAAAACGTGTGCTGGAGCTGATCGGCAAACTGGTTGCCCAGCACACAAACCTGGATCCAGACGCTATCTACGAAAACCTGATCGCCCGCGAGAAGCTCGGCTCCACCGGCTTCGGCAACGGCATCGCGATTCCCCATTGCCGTATTGAAGACTGCCACCAGGCCATTGGCGCACTGCTGCAGCTAGACGGCAAAATTGATTTTGACGCCCTTGATGGCCAGCCGGTAGACCTGATCTTCGTGCTACTGGTGCCTCAGGAAGCGACTGAACAGCACCTGCAGATCCTCAAGATGCTGGCCGGCAAGCTCGACAAGGCAGAGCTGCGCGACGCCCTGCGCGCCGCACCCGACGCCGAGGCACTGTTCAACGTCATGGTCAACGACAGCGACGGAGGCTGA
- the hpf gene encoding ribosome hibernation promoting factor, translated as MQLNISGHQLDITDALRDYVTEKMARLERHFDKITNVQVTLEVEKLRQKAEATLHIAGGEVVALAEHTDMYAAIDMLTDKLDRQLIKHKEKHIDRQQGANVR; from the coding sequence ATGCAACTGAACATTAGCGGTCACCAACTCGACATCACTGACGCACTGCGCGATTACGTCACTGAGAAAATGGCCCGTCTGGAGCGGCATTTCGACAAAATCACCAACGTACAAGTCACCCTTGAGGTCGAGAAGCTGCGGCAGAAGGCCGAAGCCACCCTGCACATCGCCGGTGGCGAGGTGGTTGCTCTGGCCGAGCACACCGATATGTATGCAGCCATCGACATGCTGACCGACAAGCTTGATCGCCAACTGATCAAGCACAAGGAAAAGCACATAGACCGCCAGCAAGGCGCCAACGTCCGATAA
- a CDS encoding RNA polymerase factor sigma-54, protein MKPSLVLKMGQQLTMTPQLQQAIRLLQLSSLDLQQEVQEALEANPMLEMADEGDDDYSSNASQEGGDDDAPAVTLPEPVSMDSIDQHTQGDQEGNWNEAIPSELPVDTQWEDVYQTSASSLPSQDDEDWDYTSRTGTGETLQSHLEWQLNLLPMSETDYQIATALIDGINADGYLEESLEDILASLPAELEAELDEVEMVLHRIQQFEPVGVGARDLRECLLLQIRQLPDDTPMLEQATRVVRDHLELLGNRDFTQLMRRSKLKEDQLRDAIGLIQTLNPRPGSEIASGEAEYVIPDVIVRRDSHRWVVELNQDAVPKVRVNGHYASMVRRADSSEDNTYLRNNLQEARWFIKSLQSRNETLMKVATQIVEHQRGFLEHGEEAMKPLVLHDIAEAVGMHESTISRVTTQKYMHTPRGIFELKYFFSSHVGTSEGGEFSSTAIRALIKKLVAAENPKKPLSDSKIAGLLEEQGIEVARRTIAKYRESLNIAPSSERKRLV, encoded by the coding sequence ATGAAACCCTCGCTCGTCCTCAAGATGGGGCAGCAGCTGACCATGACACCTCAGCTGCAGCAGGCCATCAGACTGCTTCAGCTGTCCAGTCTCGACCTCCAGCAGGAGGTGCAGGAGGCGCTGGAAGCCAACCCCATGCTAGAGATGGCCGACGAGGGTGACGACGATTACAGCAGCAACGCCAGCCAGGAAGGTGGCGACGATGATGCGCCAGCGGTCACCCTGCCTGAACCGGTCTCCATGGACTCCATCGACCAGCACACCCAGGGCGACCAGGAAGGCAACTGGAACGAAGCCATCCCCAGTGAACTGCCGGTCGACACCCAATGGGAAGACGTTTACCAGACCTCCGCCAGCTCCCTGCCCAGCCAGGATGACGAAGACTGGGACTACACCTCGCGCACCGGTACCGGCGAAACCCTGCAAAGTCATCTCGAATGGCAGCTCAACCTGCTGCCAATGTCCGAGACGGACTACCAGATTGCCACCGCCCTGATCGACGGCATCAACGCCGACGGCTACCTCGAAGAATCGCTGGAAGACATCCTCGCCTCGCTACCCGCAGAGCTTGAAGCCGAGCTGGACGAAGTCGAGATGGTGCTGCACCGCATCCAGCAATTCGAACCGGTCGGCGTAGGCGCCCGTGACCTGCGCGAATGCCTGCTGCTGCAGATTCGCCAGTTGCCGGACGACACCCCCATGCTGGAACAGGCCACCCGCGTCGTCCGCGACCACCTGGAGCTGCTCGGCAACCGCGACTTCACACAGTTGATGCGCCGCAGCAAGCTGAAGGAAGACCAGTTGCGCGACGCCATCGGCCTGATCCAGACACTGAACCCGCGCCCCGGCTCGGAAATCGCCTCAGGCGAAGCCGAATACGTGATTCCCGACGTCATCGTGCGCCGCGATAGCCACCGCTGGGTGGTCGAGCTGAATCAGGACGCCGTACCCAAGGTACGGGTCAATGGGCACTACGCCTCCATGGTCCGCCGCGCCGACTCCAGCGAAGACAACACCTACCTGCGCAACAACCTGCAGGAGGCCCGCTGGTTCATCAAGAGCCTGCAAAGCCGCAACGAAACACTGATGAAGGTGGCCACCCAAATCGTCGAACATCAACGGGGCTTTCTTGAGCATGGCGAAGAAGCCATGAAGCCGCTGGTACTGCACGACATCGCCGAAGCGGTGGGCATGCACGAGTCGACCATCTCGCGGGTAACCACGCAAAAGTACATGCATACCCCGCGGGGTATTTTTGAGCTCAAGTACTTCTTTTCCAGTCACGTCGGGACCAGCGAAGGGGGTGAATTCTCATCCACCGCGATCCGCGCACTGATCAAGAAGCTGGTGGCAGCAGAAAACCCAAAGAAACCATTGAGCGATAGCAAGATCGCTGGTTTACTGGAGGAGCAGGGCATCGAAGTTGCCCGCCGGACCATCGCAAAGTATCGCGAGTCGCTCAATATCGCGCCATCGAGCGAACGCAAGAGACTGGTCTAG
- the lptB gene encoding LPS export ABC transporter ATP-binding protein, which produces MTTLHAQHLAKAYKARKVVRDVSVSIDSGQVVGLLGPNGAGKTTCFYMIVGLVKADQGTVTINGKDVTRLPMHGRAREGIGYLPQEASIFRKLTVAENIMAILETRKDLNRQAREGKLESLLREFHIHHLSDSLGMSLSGGERRRAEIARALATDPSFILLDEPFAGVDPISVGDIKQIIQHLKNKGIGVLITDHNVRETLDICDKAYIVNDGHIIAEGDAETVLADQTVKDVYLGHAFRL; this is translated from the coding sequence ATGACCACCCTGCACGCCCAACACCTGGCCAAGGCTTACAAGGCGCGCAAGGTTGTGCGCGATGTATCGGTCTCCATCGACAGCGGCCAGGTGGTCGGCCTGCTCGGCCCCAACGGCGCCGGCAAGACCACCTGTTTCTACATGATTGTCGGACTGGTCAAGGCAGACCAGGGCACGGTCACCATCAACGGTAAAGACGTTACCCGTCTGCCCATGCACGGTCGCGCCCGCGAGGGTATCGGCTACCTGCCGCAGGAAGCCTCGATCTTTCGCAAGCTGACGGTGGCCGAAAACATCATGGCCATCCTCGAAACCCGCAAGGACCTGAACCGTCAGGCTCGAGAAGGCAAGCTGGAGTCGCTGCTGCGTGAATTCCACATTCATCACCTGAGCGACAGCCTCGGCATGAGCCTGTCCGGCGGTGAGCGTCGCCGCGCGGAGATCGCCCGTGCGCTGGCCACCGACCCCAGTTTTATCCTGCTGGATGAGCCCTTTGCCGGCGTAGACCCAATCTCCGTTGGCGACATCAAGCAGATCATCCAGCACCTCAAGAACAAAGGCATCGGCGTACTGATCACCGACCACAACGTACGCGAGACCCTGGATATTTGTGACAAGGCCTACATCGTCAACGATGGCCACATCATCGCCGAAGGTGATGCCGAGACAGTACTGGCAGACCAGACAGTGAAAGATGTATACCTGGGCCATGCCTTCCGGCTATAA
- the lptA gene encoding lipopolysaccharide transport periplasmic protein LptA → MRCVNPLLALTLLAGCATHALALPSDSSQPIRIQANSATLDDKRNTAVYTGNVIITQGSMRLTGGRVTLSTNANGELNTMVTHGSPATYQQTPEAEKPPVKARAQTIEYHADRETIILIQDAFLEQSGNTFQGDYVSYDIPRQVVDAGRGGESASGGQSGGGRIEIVIQPRSRSNDSSNEEPATP, encoded by the coding sequence ATGAGGTGCGTTAACCCCCTCCTTGCCCTGACCCTGCTGGCCGGCTGCGCCACGCACGCCCTGGCATTGCCGAGCGACAGCAGTCAGCCGATTCGCATCCAGGCTAATTCAGCCACGCTGGACGACAAGCGCAACACCGCCGTTTATACCGGTAACGTGATCATAACCCAGGGCAGCATGCGCCTGACCGGTGGCCGCGTGACGCTCAGCACCAATGCCAACGGCGAGCTGAACACCATGGTCACCCACGGCAGTCCAGCGACCTATCAGCAGACCCCAGAGGCAGAAAAGCCACCGGTCAAGGCACGTGCGCAAACGATCGAATACCACGCTGATCGCGAGACCATCATCCTGATTCAGGACGCCTTTCTGGAGCAGTCAGGCAACACCTTTCAGGGCGACTACGTCAGCTATGACATTCCGCGCCAGGTGGTCGATGCGGGCCGTGGCGGCGAAAGCGCCAGCGGCGGCCAGAGCGGCGGCGGACGTATCGAGATTGTGATCCAGCCGCGCAGCCGCAGCAACGACAGCAGCAACGAAGAGCCTGCCACACCATGA
- the lptC gene encoding LPS export ABC transporter periplasmic protein LptC: MNLGLPRYLTLGLLLAASAALALAMGYWNIRPASFTPADVERDNARPDFYIDNARIQMLDEQGQVAYRLTAEHAVHQIEDGSTRLQQPELLFYRGDNPTPWLLKAANGLVTEKGDRVDLDTDVLLQQQPEGQPQRQLTTSALTLFPRRDYAETDQSVRIEAARSVTTAEGMQLFLNDGRLQLLSTVRGQYEVR, encoded by the coding sequence GTGAATCTCGGGCTGCCGCGCTACCTCACCCTTGGCCTGCTACTGGCCGCCAGCGCCGCGCTGGCCCTGGCCATGGGCTACTGGAACATCCGCCCAGCCAGCTTTACCCCGGCGGACGTCGAGCGCGATAACGCCCGCCCCGACTTTTATATAGACAACGCGCGCATCCAGATGCTGGATGAGCAAGGCCAGGTCGCCTACCGACTGACTGCCGAGCACGCCGTACACCAGATTGAAGATGGCAGCACCCGTCTGCAGCAGCCCGAGCTGCTGTTTTATCGCGGTGACAACCCCACGCCCTGGCTACTCAAGGCCGCTAACGGGCTGGTCACCGAAAAAGGTGATCGCGTGGATCTTGATACCGACGTCCTGCTGCAGCAGCAACCCGAGGGGCAGCCTCAGCGCCAGCTCACCACCTCGGCACTGACGCTGTTTCCGCGTCGCGACTACGCCGAAACCGATCAAAGCGTTAGAATCGAAGCCGCTCGCAGTGTCACTACTGCCGAAGGCATGCAATTATTTCTCAATGACGGCCGCCTGCAGCTGCTGTCCACCGTAAGAGGCCAATATGAGGTGCGTTAA